In one Desulfoferula mesophila genomic region, the following are encoded:
- the rpsP gene encoding 30S ribosomal protein S16 — protein MAVRIRLTRKGAKKKPYYRIVAADSEAPRDGKFLEVLGTYDPLQEPAQIKVDGARLQMWLERGATPSNTVFNLLKAQGMLPTVGEGEAAAVQS, from the coding sequence ATGGCAGTGAGAATCAGACTGACCCGCAAGGGCGCCAAGAAAAAACCTTATTACCGCATCGTGGCCGCCGATTCCGAGGCGCCGCGCGATGGTAAGTTCCTCGAGGTTTTGGGCACCTACGATCCTCTCCAGGAGCCGGCCCAGATCAAGGTGGACGGTGCTCGGCTGCAGATGTGGCTGGAGAGGGGCGCGACCCCCTCGAACACCGTTTTCAACTTGCTCAAGGCCCAGGGCATGCTGCCCACGGTCGGTGAGGGAGAGGCCGCCGCGGTTCAATCCTGA
- a CDS encoding KH domain-containing protein — MKELIKYIAQALVDNPDQVTVNEIEGEQTSVIELKVAKEDLGKVIGKQGRTARAMRTILSAASTKIRKRSVLEIIE; from the coding sequence ATGAAAGAGCTCATTAAATATATTGCCCAAGCTTTGGTGGACAACCCGGATCAAGTGACGGTCAACGAGATCGAGGGTGAACAAACTTCGGTAATCGAGCTCAAGGTGGCCAAGGAGGACTTGGGCAAGGTGATCGGCAAGCAAGGCCGCACCGCCCGGGCCATGCGCACCATTCTGAGCGCCGCTTCCACCAAGATTCGCAAGCGTTCGGTGCTGGAAATCATCGAGTAG
- a CDS encoding DUF1786 domain-containing protein, whose translation MPINQLLCIDIGGGTQDILLWRREQNLENAVKLVLPAPTQVAAARIRRITGQGLAVFLHGRLMGGGAVHRAVDEHLAAGLKVYATPTAAATFADDPERVKAMGVEICEQAPAQAGAVPMGDLNLAELAQACQGFEVELPTRLALAVCDHGYSPGYSNRKFRFDQWRAFLQAGGELGRLIFDQAPPAMTRLAALSDQAPGCLLMDTAAAAAWGALEDPKVAALAQGEGVCIVNLGNMHTVAFLVRGDRVLGIYEHHTRCLDTLSLSDQVERFIQGTLDEDEVFAGHGHGVARLPQAPRGLAHAPVITGPQRRLAQGLGWKTAIPHGDVMLSGCFGLLAAARSRSGEIDTLPTA comes from the coding sequence ATGCCTATCAACCAACTATTATGCATAGATATCGGCGGCGGCACCCAGGACATCCTGCTGTGGCGCCGGGAGCAAAACCTGGAAAACGCGGTCAAGCTGGTCTTGCCCGCCCCCACCCAGGTGGCCGCGGCGCGCATCCGCCGAATCACCGGCCAGGGACTGGCGGTGTTTTTGCACGGGCGGCTCATGGGCGGCGGAGCGGTGCACCGCGCCGTGGACGAACACCTGGCCGCCGGGCTCAAGGTATACGCCACCCCCACGGCGGCGGCCACCTTTGCCGACGACCCGGAGCGGGTAAAGGCCATGGGGGTGGAGATCTGCGAGCAGGCTCCCGCCCAGGCCGGGGCCGTGCCCATGGGCGACCTCAACCTGGCGGAGCTGGCCCAGGCCTGCCAGGGCTTCGAGGTGGAGCTGCCTACCCGCCTGGCCCTGGCGGTGTGCGACCACGGCTACAGCCCCGGCTATTCCAACCGCAAGTTCCGCTTTGACCAATGGCGGGCCTTTTTGCAGGCCGGCGGCGAGTTGGGGCGCTTGATATTCGACCAGGCCCCCCCGGCCATGACCCGTCTGGCCGCCCTGAGCGACCAGGCTCCCGGCTGCCTGCTCATGGACACCGCCGCAGCGGCCGCCTGGGGAGCCTTGGAAGACCCGAAAGTGGCGGCCCTGGCCCAGGGCGAGGGGGTCTGTATCGTCAACCTGGGCAACATGCACACCGTGGCCTTTTTGGTGCGAGGCGACCGGGTGCTGGGCATCTACGAGCACCACACCCGCTGCCTGGACACCCTGAGCCTGTCCGACCAGGTGGAGCGCTTCATCCAGGGGACTCTGGACGAGGACGAGGTGTTCGCCGGGCACGGGCACGGCGTGGCCCGCCTGCCCCAGGCCCCCCGGGGGCTGGCCCATGCGCCGGTGATCACCGGGCCGCAACGCCGTCTGGCCCAAGGCCTGGGCTGGAAGACCGCCATCCCCCACGGTGACGTGATGCTCAGCGGCTGCTTTGGCCTGCTGGCCGCGGCCCGCTCCCGGTCCGGAGAGATCGACACCTTGCCAACAGCCTGA
- the rplS gene encoding 50S ribosomal protein L19, with protein sequence MDPIELIAREQVRVDIPQFRAGDTVKVHVRIKEGEKERLQVFEGVVLRRRGNGTGATFTVRKISYGVGVERIFPLNAPVVDRVEVVTRGKVRQGRIYYLRGLRGKAARIKEASRR encoded by the coding sequence ATGGACCCCATAGAGCTTATCGCGCGGGAACAAGTCAGGGTAGACATACCCCAGTTCCGCGCCGGTGATACCGTGAAGGTGCACGTGCGCATCAAAGAGGGCGAAAAAGAGCGCCTCCAGGTGTTCGAGGGCGTGGTGCTGCGCCGCCGGGGCAACGGAACCGGAGCCACCTTCACCGTGCGCAAAATCTCCTACGGCGTGGGCGTGGAGCGCATCTTCCCGCTCAACGCGCCGGTGGTGGACCGGGTGGAAGTGGTCACTCGGGGCAAGGTGCGCCAGGGGCGCATCTACTACCTGCGCGGCCTCAGAGGCAAAGCCGCCCGTATCAAGGAGGCCTCGCGGAGGTAG
- a CDS encoding YraN family protein translates to MARLGEARGREAESLARAHLERSGYRVVATRRRTPGGELDLVAWDGPVLVFVEVKARGGQGFGRAEEMVDRRKRERLALAAEAFLAELGPPVPVCRFDVVAVDMGSGAPRLRHLPDAFRPGE, encoded by the coding sequence TTGGCTAGGCTGGGCGAGGCCAGGGGGCGCGAGGCCGAATCCCTGGCCCGGGCCCATCTGGAGCGGTCGGGCTATAGGGTGGTGGCCACGCGCCGGCGCACCCCGGGGGGCGAGTTGGACCTGGTGGCCTGGGACGGGCCTGTCCTGGTGTTCGTGGAGGTCAAGGCCCGCGGCGGCCAGGGCTTTGGCCGGGCCGAGGAGATGGTTGACCGGCGCAAGCGCGAGCGTCTGGCCCTGGCGGCGGAAGCCTTTTTGGCCGAGTTGGGGCCGCCGGTCCCGGTTTGCCGCTTCGACGTGGTGGCCGTGGACATGGGCTCCGGGGCGCCCCGCTTGCGACACCTGCCCGACGCCTTTCGGCCGGGGGAGTGA
- the smpB gene encoding SsrA-binding protein SmpB has product MESGNIKIVARNKKARFDYELSDRFEAGLVLTGTEVKSLRMGKASLGEAYAKISNGEAWLVGCQIQPYPFAYYDNHEPTRQRKLLLHKRELSRLGAKLAEQGYSLIPTALYFKRGKAKVELALARGKKKHDKRASIKKREQEREMARALKH; this is encoded by the coding sequence ATGGAAAGCGGCAACATCAAGATAGTGGCCCGCAACAAAAAGGCTCGTTTCGATTACGAGCTGAGCGACCGCTTCGAGGCGGGCCTGGTGCTTACGGGCACCGAGGTGAAATCTCTGCGCATGGGCAAGGCCAGCCTGGGCGAGGCCTACGCCAAGATCAGCAACGGGGAGGCCTGGCTGGTGGGCTGCCAGATCCAGCCCTATCCCTTTGCCTATTACGACAATCATGAGCCCACCCGTCAGCGCAAGCTGTTGTTGCACAAGCGGGAGCTTAGCCGCCTGGGGGCAAAGTTGGCCGAACAGGGCTACAGCCTCATCCCCACGGCCCTGTATTTCAAGCGGGGCAAGGCCAAGGTGGAACTGGCCCTGGCCAGGGGCAAGAAAAAGCACGACAAGCGAGCCAGCATTAAAAAACGTGAACAAGAGAGGGAAATGGCCCGCGCCCTGAAGCACTAA
- the rsmI gene encoding 16S rRNA (cytidine(1402)-2'-O)-methyltransferase, translated as MATLFVVATPIGNLEDMSPRAARVLAESPVVAAESLARAKKLLAHLGLGGKWLISCREANRRQAAGKVLEALGEGKDVALISDAGTPGLSDPGQAVVEEVAKLGYRISPVAGPSALATALSVAGIKQAPFVFLGFLPAKPGARRKLLEQAGTLGWSLVAYEAPHRLAQAAEDLGEVLGERPVVVCRELTKLHEEILRSSCAELAGRLDPDKLRGEVTLVIGPGPAQGPDLDEVQRLVDEGLEAGELKPSALARQVAGTTGLGREEVYQIILESREQAKQYGDEAVIQGDSSAEEPQERRLLVANSLGLHARAAAKITEAVSRFACQVTLHKGEVEADASSVLSILGLDAPRGSQVVARAEGPQAREALDALDKLFAGLFGEGR; from the coding sequence ATGGCCACGCTGTTCGTGGTGGCGACGCCCATCGGCAACCTGGAGGATATGAGCCCCCGGGCGGCCAGGGTATTGGCCGAATCGCCGGTGGTGGCCGCCGAGAGTCTGGCCCGGGCCAAAAAGCTTTTGGCCCATCTGGGCCTGGGCGGCAAGTGGCTCATCTCCTGCCGGGAGGCCAACCGCCGCCAGGCCGCGGGCAAGGTCCTGGAGGCCCTGGGTGAGGGCAAGGACGTGGCCCTGATCAGCGACGCCGGCACGCCGGGGCTCAGCGATCCCGGCCAGGCGGTGGTGGAAGAAGTCGCTAAACTGGGATACCGTATAAGCCCGGTGGCCGGTCCCAGCGCCCTGGCCACGGCTCTGTCCGTGGCCGGGATCAAGCAGGCGCCCTTCGTGTTCCTGGGGTTCCTGCCGGCCAAGCCGGGGGCGCGCCGGAAGCTTCTGGAACAGGCCGGGACCCTGGGCTGGAGCCTGGTGGCCTACGAGGCTCCTCACCGGCTGGCCCAGGCGGCTGAGGATTTGGGCGAGGTCTTGGGCGAACGCCCGGTGGTGGTTTGCCGGGAGCTGACCAAGCTGCACGAAGAGATTTTGCGCTCCAGCTGCGCCGAGTTGGCCGGGCGCCTGGATCCCGACAAGCTGCGGGGCGAGGTGACCCTGGTGATCGGACCGGGCCCGGCCCAAGGTCCGGACCTGGACGAAGTGCAACGCCTGGTGGACGAGGGCCTGGAAGCCGGGGAGCTCAAGCCCAGCGCCCTGGCCAGGCAGGTGGCCGGGACCACGGGCCTGGGGCGCGAAGAGGTTTATCAGATCATCCTGGAAAGCCGGGAGCAGGCGAAGCAATACGGGGACGAGGCAGTGATCCAAGGAGACAGCAGCGCAGAAGAACCCCAGGAACGTCGGCTCCTGGTGGCCAACAGCCTGGGACTGCACGCCCGTGCGGCGGCCAAGATCACCGAGGCGGTCAGCCGCTTCGCTTGCCAAGTGACTTTGCACAAAGGGGAGGTGGAGGCCGACGCCTCCAGCGTGCTCTCCATCCTGGGGCTGGACGCCCCCAGGGGAAGCCAGGTAGTGGCCAGGGCGGAAGGTCCCCAGGCCCGGGAGGCCCTGGACGCTCTGGATAAGCTTTTCGCCGGGTTGTTTGGAGAGGGTCGTTGA
- the trmD gene encoding tRNA (guanosine(37)-N1)-methyltransferase TrmD, whose amino-acid sequence MIFDILTLLPEACTAYLKASILGRAQKAGLIEVRLTNIRDFAFDRHRTVDDAPYGGGNGMVMKVEPLVAALESLPGQPRPRIVLMAPQGQPFTQALAAELAGLDRLVIICGRYEGIDERVRQLAVDQEISLGDFVLSGGELPALAVVDAVSRLIPGVLGGECSAAADSFSDGLLEHPHYTRPPEFRGLTVPEVLTSGNHAAIERWRRKESLRRTLRKRPELLQQACLDPEDEKLLFEIRGEIAEIEPG is encoded by the coding sequence GTGATCTTCGACATCCTCACCCTCCTGCCCGAGGCGTGCACGGCCTATCTCAAGGCCTCCATCCTGGGGCGGGCCCAAAAGGCGGGGCTCATCGAGGTGCGCCTGACCAACATCCGCGATTTCGCCTTTGACCGCCACCGCACGGTGGACGACGCTCCCTACGGCGGGGGCAACGGCATGGTCATGAAGGTGGAGCCGCTGGTGGCCGCCCTGGAGAGCCTGCCGGGCCAGCCCCGGCCCCGCATCGTGCTCATGGCCCCCCAGGGCCAGCCCTTCACCCAGGCCCTGGCCGCCGAGTTGGCCGGGCTGGATCGCCTGGTGATTATCTGCGGGCGTTACGAGGGCATCGACGAGCGGGTGCGCCAGTTGGCGGTGGACCAGGAGATATCGCTGGGCGATTTCGTGCTCAGCGGAGGCGAGTTGCCCGCCCTGGCCGTGGTGGACGCGGTCAGCCGCCTGATCCCCGGAGTGTTGGGCGGGGAGTGTTCGGCCGCGGCCGACAGTTTCAGCGACGGGCTGCTGGAGCATCCTCACTACACCCGGCCCCCGGAGTTTCGGGGACTCACGGTGCCCGAGGTGCTAACCAGCGGCAACCACGCGGCCATCGAGCGCTGGCGCCGCAAGGAATCGCTGCGACGCACCCTGCGCAAGCGGCCCGAGCTCTTGCAGCAGGCCTGCCTGGACCCCGAGGACGAGAAACTGCTGTTCGAGATACGCGGCGAGATAGCTGAAATCGAGCCAGGATAA
- the ptsP gene encoding phosphoenolpyruvate--protein phosphotransferase has product MSFSAEKIMHGVGASPGIAIGRALVVSRSPVQVPYRPLAEDQVEGEVERFRRAVEAARSELNAAKEELGPDLADYAYIIEAHLGILGDKMISHRSEELIRSQLINAEWALGLAEAEAKAIFDKVKDNYIRSRASDVEYVAGQVLRHLAGHNGIELSTIREKVVVVAHDLSPAETTQMDLGWIMGFVTDMGGPTSHTAIMAQAKAIPAVVGLERVSAEVASGDFVIVDGSNGTIIVHPDEETLHDYRDKQEAYEIYAQEILAQAHLPAATMDGRRLEVGANIELAEEVSTALTYGAEAVGLFRTEFLYVSQKALPTEEELLASFVTVAQRLEGRPVNIRTLDIGGDKFASSLELAPEINPALGLRAIRYCLKEPSLFRTQLRAILRASVYGQVRVMFPLISGVGELLQARQMLEEVKAELAAEGTPFDPDLKVGIMIEVPSAVAVADLLAQHADFFSIGTNDLIQYALAIDRVNEYVAHLYQPLHPAVLRMVRQVVDAAHGAGIPVGMCGEMAGDANEAPLLLGLGLDSLSMNPLAIPRVKQVLRLASAGEWAGLADQALGYATAAEVSRFMDAQLGKHFPEVLTPRTPLPKDMG; this is encoded by the coding sequence TTGAGTTTCAGCGCCGAAAAAATCATGCACGGCGTGGGGGCCAGCCCCGGCATCGCCATAGGGCGGGCCCTGGTGGTCAGCCGCAGCCCCGTGCAGGTGCCCTACCGCCCCCTGGCCGAGGACCAGGTGGAGGGCGAGGTGGAGCGCTTCCGCCGGGCGGTGGAGGCGGCTCGTAGCGAGCTCAACGCGGCCAAGGAAGAGTTGGGCCCGGATCTGGCCGACTACGCCTACATCATAGAGGCCCATTTGGGCATCCTGGGCGACAAGATGATCTCCCACCGCTCGGAAGAGTTGATCCGCTCCCAGCTCATCAACGCCGAGTGGGCCCTGGGACTGGCCGAGGCCGAAGCCAAGGCCATCTTCGACAAGGTCAAGGACAATTACATCCGCTCTCGGGCCTCGGACGTGGAATACGTGGCCGGGCAGGTGCTCCGGCACCTAGCGGGTCACAACGGCATCGAGCTGTCGACCATCCGCGAAAAGGTGGTGGTGGTGGCCCACGACCTGAGCCCGGCCGAGACCACCCAGATGGACCTGGGCTGGATCATGGGCTTTGTCACCGACATGGGCGGCCCCACCAGCCACACGGCCATCATGGCCCAGGCCAAGGCCATACCGGCCGTGGTCGGTCTGGAGCGGGTCAGCGCCGAGGTGGCCAGCGGCGACTTCGTCATCGTCGACGGCTCCAACGGCACCATAATCGTGCATCCCGACGAGGAAACCCTGCACGATTACCGGGACAAGCAGGAAGCCTACGAGATCTACGCCCAGGAGATCCTGGCCCAGGCCCACCTGCCGGCGGCCACCATGGACGGCCGCCGCCTGGAGGTGGGGGCTAACATCGAGCTGGCCGAGGAGGTGAGCACCGCGCTCACCTATGGGGCCGAGGCGGTGGGCCTGTTCCGCACCGAGTTCCTCTACGTGAGCCAAAAGGCCCTGCCCACCGAGGAGGAGCTGCTGGCCAGCTTCGTGACCGTGGCCCAGCGTCTGGAAGGGCGGCCGGTGAACATCCGCACCCTGGACATCGGGGGCGACAAGTTCGCCAGCTCCCTGGAGTTGGCCCCGGAGATCAACCCGGCCCTGGGCCTTAGGGCCATCCGCTACTGCCTCAAGGAGCCTTCGCTGTTCCGCACCCAGCTCCGGGCCATTCTGCGGGCCTCGGTGTACGGCCAGGTGCGGGTGATGTTCCCGCTCATCTCCGGGGTGGGCGAGCTGTTGCAGGCCCGCCAGATGCTGGAGGAGGTCAAAGCGGAGCTGGCCGCCGAGGGGACGCCCTTTGACCCGGATCTCAAGGTGGGCATCATGATCGAGGTGCCCTCGGCGGTGGCCGTGGCCGACCTTTTGGCCCAGCACGCCGACTTTTTCTCCATCGGCACCAACGACCTGATCCAATACGCCCTGGCCATCGACCGGGTCAACGAATACGTGGCCCATCTGTACCAGCCCCTGCACCCGGCGGTGCTCCGGATGGTGCGCCAGGTGGTGGACGCGGCCCACGGCGCGGGCATACCCGTGGGCATGTGCGGCGAGATGGCCGGCGACGCCAACGAGGCGCCCCTGCTTTTGGGCCTGGGCCTGGATTCGCTGTCCATGAACCCCCTGGCCATCCCCCGGGTGAAGCAGGTGCTGCGCCTGGCCTCGGCCGGGGAATGGGCCGGCCTGGCCGACCAGGCCCTGGGCTATGCCACCGCCGCCGAGGTGAGCCGCTTCATGGACGCCCAGCTGGGCAAGCACTTCCCCGAGGTTTTGACCCCGCGCACCCCCCTGCCCAAAGACATGGGCTAG
- a CDS encoding 7TMR-DISM family protein: MSLAALLLLVAGMAAVQAVTAPVAAAAPPLVLEGKDCYLLAPSVEILSSHARDLTLDQVRNPPWSTRFHTALETPTLRLGINHGPVWLRFRLKEISGKPPYFLELDSSQIQYVDAYLAQAGTSAQSQPSFREYFTGNARPVDSRPVDFRTFVLPLPPDMPPQEYSYIRLFNSGALVVRPYIWSQAGLEDRLSHDSYFFGIIFGVLLAMMLTNLFFYTTLRDRAYLYYVAYILSVIFFEMSLYGQWDVWFKLAPAINQRAAWVASGMMAALATMFTRSFLHTRLLAPKADNALMVFAGLGILEIGLALVGSLDMVSITAHVLGLLGPVLAIGVGVVALRKGQSSARYFL; this comes from the coding sequence GTGAGCCTGGCGGCGCTGTTGCTGTTGGTCGCGGGTATGGCGGCGGTTCAGGCCGTTACCGCGCCCGTGGCCGCCGCCGCACCCCCTCTGGTTCTGGAAGGCAAGGACTGCTATCTGCTGGCCCCCAGCGTGGAGATACTGAGCTCACACGCACGGGATCTTACCCTGGACCAGGTGCGCAACCCTCCCTGGTCCACCCGTTTTCACACGGCCCTGGAAACTCCCACACTGAGGCTGGGCATCAACCATGGGCCGGTCTGGCTGCGCTTCAGGCTCAAGGAAATCTCCGGAAAGCCGCCCTACTTCCTGGAGTTGGATTCCTCCCAGATTCAATACGTCGATGCCTACCTGGCCCAGGCCGGGACTTCGGCGCAATCGCAACCGTCTTTTCGCGAATACTTCACGGGCAATGCCCGCCCGGTTGACAGCCGCCCCGTAGATTTCCGCACCTTCGTTTTGCCGCTGCCGCCGGACATGCCGCCGCAAGAGTATTCCTATATCCGCCTGTTCAACAGCGGAGCCCTGGTGGTCAGGCCCTATATCTGGTCCCAAGCTGGCCTGGAAGACCGCCTGAGCCACGACAGCTATTTTTTCGGCATCATTTTCGGCGTCCTGTTGGCCATGATGCTCACCAACCTGTTTTTTTACACGACCCTCAGAGACCGGGCCTACCTTTACTACGTGGCCTACATACTAAGCGTCATCTTTTTCGAGATGTCCCTATACGGCCAATGGGACGTCTGGTTCAAGCTGGCGCCGGCCATCAACCAGAGGGCCGCTTGGGTGGCTTCGGGAATGATGGCCGCCTTGGCCACCATGTTCACCCGTTCCTTTTTGCACACCCGGTTGCTGGCCCCCAAGGCCGACAATGCCCTGATGGTCTTTGCCGGCCTCGGTATTTTGGAAATAGGCCTGGCTCTGGTGGGCAGTCTGGACATGGTCAGCATCACCGCCCATGTCCTGGGCCTGCTGGGGCCGGTGTTGGCCATTGGCGTGGGGGTGGTGGCCTTGCGCAAAGGCCAATCCTCGGCCCGCTATTTTCTTTAG
- the ffh gene encoding signal recognition particle protein, with protein MFDNLSDRLALTFKKLKGHGKLSESNISEALREVRLALLEADVNYKVAKQFIAKIKDRAVGQEVMKSLTPAQQVIKIVRDELCELMGGEAEPLNLGGKAPHLFMMVGLQGSGKTTTSGKLALMLKRQGRNPYLVPADTQRPAAIEQLKKLGAQIQVPVFDSDPAQDPVDICIQSLAGASRAGCDVIILDTAGRLHVDLELMAQLERIHSRLHPQEVLLVADAMTGQDAVNVAQAFHEQLGLTGVVLTKVEGDARGGAALSIRAVSQVPIKLVGVGEKLDALEPFHPDRLAGRILGMGDVLTLVEKAGEAFEAEKAEAMAKKMATDGFTLEDFKEQLQQIKKMGSLEGLLSMLPGAGKLKGLKDMQPDEKELKRTEAIIDSMTPAERDNHQIINASRRKRIARGSGTSVSEVNRLLKNFTQARKMMKGMAKMGGKKKQLARLMGAMR; from the coding sequence ATGTTTGACAATCTCAGCGACAGGCTGGCCCTTACCTTCAAGAAGCTCAAGGGCCACGGCAAGCTTTCGGAGAGCAACATCTCCGAGGCGCTGAGAGAGGTGCGTCTGGCCCTTTTGGAGGCCGACGTCAACTACAAGGTCGCCAAGCAGTTCATCGCCAAGATCAAGGACCGCGCCGTGGGCCAGGAGGTGATGAAAAGCCTCACCCCGGCCCAGCAGGTCATCAAAATCGTGCGCGACGAGCTTTGCGAGCTCATGGGCGGCGAGGCCGAGCCCCTGAACCTGGGGGGCAAGGCTCCTCACCTGTTCATGATGGTGGGCCTACAGGGCTCGGGCAAGACCACCACCAGCGGCAAGCTGGCCCTGATGCTCAAACGCCAGGGGCGCAACCCCTACCTGGTGCCCGCGGACACCCAGCGCCCGGCGGCCATCGAGCAGCTCAAGAAGCTGGGGGCCCAGATCCAGGTGCCGGTGTTCGACAGCGACCCGGCCCAGGATCCGGTGGACATATGCATCCAGTCACTGGCCGGGGCCTCCCGGGCCGGTTGCGACGTGATCATCCTGGACACCGCCGGCCGCCTGCACGTGGACCTGGAACTGATGGCCCAGTTGGAGCGCATCCACAGCCGCCTGCATCCCCAGGAGGTGCTCCTGGTGGCCGACGCCATGACCGGCCAGGACGCGGTCAACGTGGCCCAGGCCTTCCACGAGCAACTGGGCCTCACCGGGGTGGTGCTCACCAAGGTGGAAGGCGACGCCCGCGGCGGAGCGGCCCTGTCCATCCGCGCGGTGAGCCAGGTGCCCATCAAGCTGGTGGGCGTGGGCGAAAAGCTGGACGCCCTGGAGCCCTTCCACCCGGACCGCCTGGCCGGGCGCATCCTGGGCATGGGCGACGTGCTTACCCTGGTGGAAAAGGCGGGCGAGGCCTTTGAGGCCGAAAAGGCCGAGGCCATGGCCAAGAAGATGGCCACCGACGGCTTCACCCTGGAAGACTTCAAGGAGCAGCTGCAGCAGATCAAGAAGATGGGGTCGCTGGAGGGCTTGTTGTCCATGTTGCCCGGCGCGGGCAAGCTCAAGGGGCTAAAGGACATGCAGCCCGACGAAAAAGAGCTGAAGCGCACCGAGGCCATCATCGATTCCATGACCCCGGCCGAGCGCGACAACCACCAGATCATCAACGCCTCCCGGCGCAAGCGCATTGCCCGGGGCTCGGGCACCTCGGTGTCCGAGGTTAATCGGCTGCTCAAGAACTTCACCCAAGCCCGCAAGATGATGAAGGGTATGGCCAAGATGGGTGGCAAAAAGAAACAACTGGCTCGCCTTATGGGAGCCATGCGGTAG
- a CDS encoding ribonuclease HII, translating to MSASPAGPSRARERQLSRSGYSLVAGVDEVGRGPLAGPVVAAAVILPPRWSVQGVNDSKRLDHQRRRTLAQAIKQEAVAWAVAGVAPQEIDRINIHQASLLAMRRAVDALAPSPDYLLVDGRFVLDMDLPQEAVVGGDASCTAVAAASILAKEERDALMRAMHQIWPQYNFAANKGYGTAEHRRALTECGPCPLHRRSYAPVAQLQLDLGLG from the coding sequence ATGTCCGCCTCTCCCGCCGGCCCCAGCCGAGCCCGGGAGCGCCAGTTGTCGCGCTCGGGATATAGCTTGGTGGCCGGGGTGGACGAGGTGGGGCGCGGTCCCCTGGCGGGGCCGGTGGTGGCCGCGGCGGTGATATTGCCGCCGCGGTGGAGCGTCCAGGGCGTGAACGACTCCAAACGCCTGGATCACCAACGGCGCCGCACCCTGGCCCAGGCCATCAAGCAAGAGGCCGTGGCCTGGGCGGTGGCGGGAGTCGCGCCCCAGGAGATAGACCGCATCAACATCCACCAGGCCAGCCTTTTGGCCATGCGGCGGGCGGTGGACGCCCTAGCGCCCTCACCGGATTATTTGCTGGTGGATGGGCGCTTTGTTTTGGATATGGACCTGCCTCAGGAAGCGGTGGTGGGCGGCGACGCCTCCTGCACCGCGGTGGCCGCGGCCTCCATTTTGGCCAAGGAGGAGCGCGACGCCCTGATGCGGGCCATGCACCAGATCTGGCCGCAGTACAACTTCGCGGCCAACAAGGGCTACGGCACCGCCGAGCACCGCCGGGCCCTGACCGAGTGCGGCCCCTGTCCCCTGCACCGGCGCTCCTACGCCCCGGTGGCCCAGCTGCAACTGGATTTGGGGCTTGGCTAG
- the rimM gene encoding ribosome maturation factor RimM (Essential for efficient processing of 16S rRNA): MALPDLVLMGRAAGAFGIKGEVKLTSFAEDDGIFERVGLIYAGPEPGAAKPFNVVGARRHSGRLLLRLKEIATREQAAALGGAWVYLRGRDLDPLADDEFYWFQLTGAQVLTPEGRLLGRVETITDAGAQELMVVSAPGKPELLVPLVDEMVRRIDPDEGRVVIDLPPGLLEAQGWEEEE, translated from the coding sequence ATGGCCCTTCCCGACCTGGTTTTGATGGGTCGGGCGGCGGGGGCCTTCGGGATCAAAGGCGAGGTGAAGCTCACTTCCTTCGCCGAGGACGACGGCATATTTGAGCGGGTAGGTCTAATCTACGCCGGACCCGAGCCCGGCGCGGCCAAGCCGTTCAACGTAGTTGGGGCGCGCCGCCACAGCGGCCGCCTCTTGTTGCGCCTGAAGGAGATCGCCACCCGTGAGCAGGCCGCCGCCCTGGGCGGGGCCTGGGTGTATTTGCGGGGGCGGGATCTGGATCCCCTGGCCGACGACGAGTTCTACTGGTTCCAGCTAACCGGAGCCCAGGTGCTGACCCCCGAGGGGCGTCTCCTGGGTAGAGTGGAAACCATCACCGACGCCGGGGCCCAGGAGCTCATGGTGGTGAGCGCACCGGGCAAGCCGGAGCTTTTGGTTCCGTTGGTGGATGAGATGGTTAGGCGGATAGACCCCGATGAGGGCAGGGTGGTCATAGACCTCCCGCCCGGCCTCTTGGAGGCCCAGGGCTGGGAGGAAGAAGAGTGA